The sequence TCCGCGGCGGCGGGCCACCCGGACCCGGGCACCGGCCAGTCCGGCCACACCCAGGCCGGCCAGCAGCAGGCCGAGCTGCACCGTCGAGTTGGTGCCGCCCGACTCCGAGGCCTGGCCGCCGGTACCGGCGTGCACCTTGGTCGGCTTGGCCGCGGGCGCCGCGGGCGCCGCGGGCGGAGCCGCCGGGTCCGCCTTGGCCTTGGTCGCCGCCGGGGCGCTGGTCGAGGCCGGCTTGGCGGCGGGCTTGGCATCCTTCGCCGCGTCCTTGGCCGCGTCGGCCTTCATGTCCGCGATCTCGTCGTCGGAAAGCTTGCTGGGGTTGAGCAGATCCAGGGTCGGCGCCGGGTGGGCCGCCTCCGGTCCGCCCGGGGCAGCCTGGTCGATCCACCGCACCACGTCTCCGTTGCTGTAGGTCTGCAGGGCCTTGAAGACCACCGAGTTCACCTTCGGCAACTGCCCGACCTTGATCGGGAACTTCACCGAGTCGTCGCCGCTGATCGACCCACCGGAGAAGACCACCTTGTCGGCGCTGGTGGCCGCGGTCCAACCGGTGGGCGCCTGGGCGGTGACGCCGGTCAACGGTGTCGCGGTCGGGAAGTCGATCTCGATCTTGACGGTCTTGGCGTTGTCCTCCTCGTTCGGCACGTTGAAGACCAGCGTGGCGTTGGAGCCGCCGGGTTTCGCGTCCTTGCTGTGCACCGTGACGTGGGCGTCGGCAGCCACGGCGCCGACGACGACCAATGCGGCCGCGCCGGCGCACGCCAACGTCGCCCGCCCGACCTGACGGCCGGTCGAGCGCCGCTTGCCGGTACTGGGATTTGCAGAGTTCATTCCCGGTTTCCTTTGCGTCGGCCGGCCGTTCGACCGGCACTCCCCCGCAGTTTGACCAACACCCGACCGGTGATTTCGATCTTGAGACTCCCACCGTGCTGATCAAGGAAGTGCCACGACTCGGGCATGACTCTCCCCAAGCCCTCGTCCGCCGCTGCGGGTCAGGCCAGGCCAACCCAGCCCATGACCTCGGTCGCGGCCGCAAGGACCGCCATGACGGCGACCAGGCCCACGGTCACGGTGGCGACAACCCGGAAAATCCGTCCGTTGGCGGCGTCCCCGAGCAGGCTTCGCCGGTTGGCCAGGGCCAGGATGAACCCGAGCAGCACCGGGGTGATGATGCCGTTGAGGATCTGCGCGTTCAGCAGCAGCTTGATCAGGTTGCCGGGGGCGAGAGCGAGCGAGGAACCGATCAGGATCTGGACGGTGAACAGGCCGAGGAACAGTTTCGCCTCGCCGAACCGCCGCGAGACGCTGCTCTCGGTGCCGATCGCCTCGCCCACCGCGTAGGAGGTGGACAGCGGCACCACGGCGGCGGCCAGTGCGCTGGCGCCGAGCAGGCCGATCGCGAACAGTTGCGCGGCGAACCGACCGGCGACCGGGCTCAGGGCGTCCGCGGCCTGGGCGGCGTCGTCCAGCGGCGCGCGCGTCGTCACCGCCGCCGCCGTCGCGATGATGATGAACATGCTGACCAGGTCGGCGAAGATCGCCCCGGTGACCGTGTCCAGCCGGGTGTTGCGGTAGTCCGCCGGTCCCAGACCGCGGTCGGCGACCGCGGAGGCGATGTAGAACTGCATGTAGGGCGTGATCGTCGTACCGATCAGCGCCACGGCCAGCAGCAGGAAATCCTTGCCGGCCAACAGGTGCGGAACCACGCTCTGGTCCGCCGCAGCGCCCCAGTGCGGGTGCGCGAGGACGGCACTGATCGGGTACGCGATGAACACCAGGCTCAGCGTGAGGAAGACTTTCTCGGCGTAACGGTAGGAGCCGAGCACGACCAGCGCCCAGACCAGCGCCGCCGCGATCGGTACCGACACATAGCGACTGACGTGCAGCAACTGCATGGCCGCGGCGATTCCGGCGAACTCGCTGACCACCAGCGCGGTGTTCGCGATCACCAGTAGTGCCAACGCGAATGCCGTGGTGCGCAGGCTGAACTGCTCGCGCAGCAGAGCACCCAGGCCCTGGCCGGTCCAGCTGCCCAGCCGGGCGCACATCTCCTGCACCACGACCAGGCCGATGGTGACCAGCACCATCAGGAACAACGTGCGGTAGCCGAATTGGGCCCCGGCCGAGGCGTAGGTGGCGATGCCACCGGCGTCGTTGCCCGCGTTGGCCGCGATCAGCCCGGGCCCGAGGATTGCCAGCACCCCGACCACCCGCCGGCGCAGTGGGCGTCGGGCAGCCGGCGGCGGGGCCGCGCGCAGCTCCGGCTGCGCACCCACGCTCATTGGCCGGCCCACTGGAACACGTCGAACCGGCCGCGCTCCGGGACCAGGACGTCGACGATGTCGTCGGCCAGGATCCGGCCGATCGGGCGGTTGTCGGCGTCGACCACCAGCACCGACAAGCAGCGGTTGGCGATCAGCTGGTCGGCGACCTCGGCGGCGGTCGCGGTCGGGAGTACGGTCACCGCCCACGGCGGCGCGACCAGGCTCGCCACGGTGTCGTCGGGTTCGGCGAGCAGGACCTCCTGCATGCTCACCTCGTCCACAACCCGGCCCTGGGCGTCGATCACCACGACGCGGTCCAGCTCCATCAGGTGCTCGGCGTTCTCGCGCAGCCGAGCCCGGATGTCCCGCACCGTTTCGGTCAGGTGCATCACCACCAGCACCGTGGTCATGAACCCGCCGGCCCGGTCCTCCGCGTAGCCGAGCAGCCCGCCGAGTTCGCGGGCCTTCCCCGCCGGCAGCGCCCGCAGGATGCCCTCGCGGTCGGCCCGGGGCAGGTCGCGCAGCGCGTCGGTGGCCTCGTCGGGTTCCATCTGCGCCAACAACGCCGCGGCCCGCTCGACCGGCATGTCCCGCAGCAGCGCCTGGACGTCGTCGGCCTGCATCTCCTCCACCGCGTCGGCGGCGACGCCGGGGTCCAGGGTGTCGAGCAGGTGCCGCCGCCCGGTCCGGTCGAGGTCCTCCAGCAGGTCGGCCAGTTCCCCGGCGCGCAGGGCGTGGACGGCATGGCTGACGCCCTGCAACCGCATGCCGCCGCCGGCCTCGCCCAGCGGGTGGATCGCCGCCCAGTCCACGACCCGCTCCGGGGTCGGGATGGTCCGCAGGCGTCGCGGCCCCAACCGTCGGAGCAACGACCCGATGCTCACGTCCAGCCCGACCAGACGGACCACGCCGGCCAGGTCGGCCACGTACAGGTCGGCCGCTCGGATCACGCGCCGCCCGTCCACGTCCAGCAACTGACGGTCCATCACCTGACCCGCCAACAGCACCTCACCCGGGCGGGCAGTGAACTCGCGCAGGTCGAACTTCGCGCTGGACAGCACTACCCGGTCCCGCGCCACCGAGGCGACGTGAGACTCCGGAACCCAGCTGCGTCGGTCGCCGACCCGGACGATCAGGCCCGACAACGGCGGGTAGGCGTCGGCCTCCGCCGAGCCGTAGCGGACGACCAGGTCCACCACCCGACCGACCTGATCGCCGGCCTGGTTGCACACCGGCCGCCCGATCAACCCGGCAACCGAGACCAGGGCCTCACGCACCGCTCGGGCGGCCAACGCCCGCGGCCGACGACCCGGCCCGAACCGGGCCCGGGCGAACTCGAACCGCTCCACCATCAGCCAACCCCCGTGCCCCCACGTGCGACGGCGAACCCGGAAGTGTCACGTTACGCCGTTCTCTGACGGGCCTTCATTCAATCATCTGCGCAAATGTTTTCATATTGAATATCCCGGCGTGCCGGGCCGGTCGGCGAGCGAGCTGGGGGTTCACCCGAACGGCGGTGGTCGGAGGCGACGAAGGCTCCGATTCCGGGACAGTTCGGACATGCGGGGGACGCGGGGGGAAACGTCGGGCCGGATCGGTGGACAGCGCGTTCGCGTGCTGCGCGTGGCCGTTCCGGTGATGGCTGTACTGCTGGCGGCGCCGGTTGCGGCGCGTGCCGGCGTCAGTGCCGGGCCGCCCGCGGAACGGCTGGTCGCCCCGGTGGCCGGCGAGTTCCACTTCGAGGGTCATGGATTCGGCCACGGCCGCGGGATGTCGCAGTGGGGCGCGCAGGGCGCCGCTTCGCACGGCATCGACCACAAGACGATCCTGTCCACCTACTACCCCGGCACGGACCTGGTCCGCAGCGACGAGATCCCGGAGATCCGCGTGCACCTGTCCGGTCTCGGCTCGGACGCCCTGCGCGTGGTGGCCGGACCCGGGATGCAGCTGCTCACCATCGGCCGGACCACGGCGCTGCCGCGGCAACTCGACGACCAGAAGGTCACCGACTGGCGGGTGCGTTCGGTGGACGGCGCCCTGCAACTGGAAGGGCTGACCGACGGGTGGCATCGCGTGGGCCCGCGCTCGGCCGCCGGTGATCCGGTGGAGCTGCGGGGCGGGGACGACGACCTCCAGGTCGTGCGCGGTCAGGAACTGCGCCAGTACCGAGGGGCGCTGCGCGTGTTCCCGGGCGACCGCGACGGACAGGTTGCGGTTGTCAACGTCGTCGACATCGAGTCGTACCTGCGGTCGGTCGTGCCCTCCGAGTCCCCCGCCTACTTCGAGCCCGCGGCCCTGCAGGCCCAGGCCGTCGCGGCTCGGACCTACGCCCTGTGGCACGCGACGCACGCCTCCGCGGACGCGGTGTCCGACATCTGCGACACCACCGCCTGCCAGGTCTACCGCGGCGTGCGCACCCTGCATCGTCAGGGCGGTACCGACCGCAGGTGGGAGAATTCCCGGACCGATGCGGCTGTCGCGGACACTGCCGGCGAGCAGCTGAACTACGACGGAAAGCCCGCGCTGACCGAGTTCTCCGACTCCAACGGCGGTTGGTCGACGGCCGGCAACGAGCCGTACCTGCCCAGCCGGCCCGACCCGTGGGACGGCCTGGTTCCGAACCACTCCCACTCGTGGACCTACACGCTGAACGCCGCACGCCTCCAGCAGGCCTGGCCGCAGATCGGCCGCCCGACCGGACTGGCCGCTGCCCAGCGGGACGGCGACGGCGCCTGGGGTGGCCGGGTGCTCTCGGTGCGGGTCGTCGGCGACCATGGCCAGGTTGTCGTCCCCGGAGGCAAGTTCGACCACGCGGCGGGCATGCGCAATTCGTGGTGGCAGCTGGAGGTGGACCCGAGCAGCCTGCCGACTGAGATCCCGACCGCGCCACCTGCCACGGACGCTCCCTCGGCTGCGCCGCCGGCTTCGCCGCAACCCGCGGCCCCCGCGCAGCCCGCGGCTCCTGCTGTTGCGCCGCCGGCTTCGGCACAGCCCGCGGCCCCCGCGCAACCCACGGCTCCCGCGCAGTCCGCGATCCCGGCGCAGCCCGGGGCCCCGGCACAGCCCGCGGCCCCGGCGGCCACCGGGGGACAGGGGCGCGCTGCACCGGCCGTACCCACGGCTGCGCAACCGACGTCGCCGCAACAACCCGCCGCGACCGACCAGGACGGCCCCGACGGCGGCGACCCTGCGGTCAACCGTTGACCTGACTACCAGTCAGATCGGTGCGACGCTGCGCCGGTCAGCTCCTGCGAGCACGCACGACCAGTAGCAGGACCACGGCCGCCGCCCCGCCGGCCGCCCAGCGGACCTCGCGTCGGCGGGCCGCGTCGACCACGGCGCCGCAACCGATCCCGGCCTGCTCGCGCAACGTTCGACCCGCCTGGCGCACTTTCGCCCGGGTTCGCTGCTTGGCCTCGGCGGCCTTCGCCCGGGCCCGTGCCTTGACGTCGGCGCGATTGGCCAGTTCGTCGACGGTTGCGACCAGGTCGGCCCGGGTCCGTTCGACGTCGCACTGGACCTGCGCCATCTCCAATGACCGCGCGGCGCCCCCAGCGGTCATGACCGGGCCGCCTTCACCGTCTCGATGTCGATACGCACGTTTTCCTTGGTCTGCTCCGGCATCGGTGGCAGTGCCTCCTGGACCTGGCGCCGACCGGTCAGCGCCGTGATCGCCGCCAGTGCGGCGAGCACCGCGGTGACGATCAATGCGGCGGCCCACACGTGCAGTGCGAGCGAGAGCGCGGCGATCCCCGCGGCCACCAGCGCGCCCCCGGCGTAGAAGCCGAGAACCGCGGTGCCGCCGAACATCCCGGCGCCGATCCCGGCGTGCTTGCCCTTCTCCTTCAGTTCCAGGCTCGCCAGGCGGATCTCGTCGCGGATCAGTGCAGAGGCCTGCTCGGTGACCGCGGAAACCAGTTCACCCGTGGACATCCGCGTGGTATCGGCGTGCTGCCGCTGCCCGGTCGCGTCACTCATCGCCAGCTCCTTCCCTCGTCCATCAGCGATTTCCGGGGCGGTCGGCGACCTCGGGGAGGATCTCGTCGCGCCACAACTGGAAGAAGCCCTCGAGATTCCCGCCGATCTGCGCGACGTGGATCTCGTCGAATCCGACATCCAGGTAAGGCCGCAGGGCCTCGATGTGGCGCTTTGCGTCCGGGCCGCAGGCGAAGTGCTCGGCGGTCTGCTCCGGGGGCACGTTCGCGGACGCCGCCTCGAAGTCACGCGGCCGCGGCAGGATCTGCGCGAGTTGGCCGCCCAGCGAACTGTTCGGCCACAGGCGGTGGGCGGTCGCGACGCCCTCGGCCTCGGTCGGTGCCCAACACACCTTCAGGCCCGCGCCGGCGGGCTTGCCCGGCGCGTGCTTGCGGAACAGGTCGACCGCCTCGGCATCAGGGCTCACGGTCACGAACCCGTCGCCGATGCGCGCCGCGAGGCTGGTCGCCTGCGGCCCGAACCCGGAGACGTGGATCGGCACCGGCTCGTCGGGCACGGTGTACAACCGAGCGTCGGACAGTTCGTAGTGCTCGCCGTGGAAGCTGACCTCCTCGCCGCGCATCAGCAGACGGATCAGTTCCACGGCTTCGGAGAGCATGGAAAGCCGGGCGCCGATCGGCGGCCACGGGTCGCCGAGGATGTGGTCGTTCAGCGCCTCACCGCTGCCCACGCCCAGGGTGAACCGGCCCTGGGTCTGTACGGCGGCCGTAGCGGCCGCCTGCGCGACGATCGCCGGGTGCAGCCGGACGGTGGGGCAGGTCACCGCGGTGGTGATCGGCAGATCCACCGCCTCGGACAGGGCGCCGATCACGGACCAGACGAACGGACTGTTGCCTTGCTCGTCGTTCCAGGGATGGAAGTGGTCGCTGATCCAGAGCCGTTCGAATCCCGCCTCCTGGGCCATTCGAGCCTGCCGCACCAACTCGCGCGGCCCGTACTCCTCGCAGGACAGGAAGTAACCGAA is a genomic window of Sporichthyaceae bacterium containing:
- a CDS encoding divalent metal cation transporter, giving the protein MSVGAQPELRAAPPPAARRPLRRRVVGVLAILGPGLIAANAGNDAGGIATYASAGAQFGYRTLFLMVLVTIGLVVVQEMCARLGSWTGQGLGALLREQFSLRTTAFALALLVIANTALVVSEFAGIAAAMQLLHVSRYVSVPIAAALVWALVVLGSYRYAEKVFLTLSLVFIAYPISAVLAHPHWGAAADQSVVPHLLAGKDFLLLAVALIGTTITPYMQFYIASAVADRGLGPADYRNTRLDTVTGAIFADLVSMFIIIATAAAVTTRAPLDDAAQAADALSPVAGRFAAQLFAIGLLGASALAAAVVPLSTSYAVGEAIGTESSVSRRFGEAKLFLGLFTVQILIGSSLALAPGNLIKLLLNAQILNGIITPVLLGFILALANRRSLLGDAANGRIFRVVATVTVGLVAVMAVLAAATEVMGWVGLA
- a CDS encoding CBS domain-containing protein; translation: MVERFEFARARFGPGRRPRALAARAVREALVSVAGLIGRPVCNQAGDQVGRVVDLVVRYGSAEADAYPPLSGLIVRVGDRRSWVPESHVASVARDRVVLSSAKFDLREFTARPGEVLLAGQVMDRQLLDVDGRRVIRAADLYVADLAGVVRLVGLDVSIGSLLRRLGPRRLRTIPTPERVVDWAAIHPLGEAGGGMRLQGVSHAVHALRAGELADLLEDLDRTGRRHLLDTLDPGVAADAVEEMQADDVQALLRDMPVERAAALLAQMEPDEATDALRDLPRADREGILRALPAGKARELGGLLGYAEDRAGGFMTTVLVVMHLTETVRDIRARLRENAEHLMELDRVVVIDAQGRVVDEVSMQEVLLAEPDDTVASLVAPPWAVTVLPTATAAEVADQLIANRCLSVLVVDADNRPIGRILADDIVDVLVPERGRFDVFQWAGQ
- a CDS encoding SpoIID/LytB domain-containing protein, coding for MAVLLAAPVAARAGVSAGPPAERLVAPVAGEFHFEGHGFGHGRGMSQWGAQGAASHGIDHKTILSTYYPGTDLVRSDEIPEIRVHLSGLGSDALRVVAGPGMQLLTIGRTTALPRQLDDQKVTDWRVRSVDGALQLEGLTDGWHRVGPRSAAGDPVELRGGDDDLQVVRGQELRQYRGALRVFPGDRDGQVAVVNVVDIESYLRSVVPSESPAYFEPAALQAQAVAARTYALWHATHASADAVSDICDTTACQVYRGVRTLHRQGGTDRRWENSRTDAAVADTAGEQLNYDGKPALTEFSDSNGGWSTAGNEPYLPSRPDPWDGLVPNHSHSWTYTLNAARLQQAWPQIGRPTGLAAAQRDGDGAWGGRVLSVRVVGDHGQVVVPGGKFDHAAGMRNSWWQLEVDPSSLPTEIPTAPPATDAPSAAPPASPQPAAPAQPAAPAVAPPASAQPAAPAQPTAPAQSAIPAQPGAPAQPAAPAATGGQGRAAPAVPTAAQPTSPQQPAATDQDGPDGGDPAVNR
- a CDS encoding DUF3618 domain-containing protein; translation: MTAGGAARSLEMAQVQCDVERTRADLVATVDELANRADVKARARAKAAEAKQRTRAKVRQAGRTLREQAGIGCGAVVDAARRREVRWAAGGAAAVVLLLVVRARRS
- a CDS encoding phage holin family protein, producing MSDATGQRQHADTTRMSTGELVSAVTEQASALIRDEIRLASLELKEKGKHAGIGAGMFGGTAVLGFYAGGALVAAGIAALSLALHVWAAALIVTAVLAALAAITALTGRRQVQEALPPMPEQTKENVRIDIETVKAARS
- a CDS encoding TIGR03557 family F420-dependent LLM class oxidoreductase, with the translated sequence MTSFGYFLSCEEYGPRELVRQARMAQEAGFERLWISDHFHPWNDEQGNSPFVWSVIGALSEAVDLPITTAVTCPTVRLHPAIVAQAAATAAVQTQGRFTLGVGSGEALNDHILGDPWPPIGARLSMLSEAVELIRLLMRGEEVSFHGEHYELSDARLYTVPDEPVPIHVSGFGPQATSLAARIGDGFVTVSPDAEAVDLFRKHAPGKPAGAGLKVCWAPTEAEGVATAHRLWPNSSLGGQLAQILPRPRDFEAASANVPPEQTAEHFACGPDAKRHIEALRPYLDVGFDEIHVAQIGGNLEGFFQLWRDEILPEVADRPGNR